The genomic region GTGCTGTATTCTCTCCTTTCAAAAGAGTTTAATGGCAATTGGCAACTAAAACTTTCTTCATAGGAAACAAACATAATTCTAGAATATTCAACTATCAAAGAATTTTGATGATTAACACATACATTGTTGTTTAAAAGGAGGTACTATGTGCACTGCCATATAGTATGTGTAATGGCTAACACAATCAaaaattttttctgtctgtctggGTAAATTCTGTAGCCTTTCAAtgtattatttaatttaaaacaaaaaaaacccagcaagggTGGGGAAGATAGGATGTTTAAGTCTATGTGTGGTGGGACACGGTGCATGTCAGTCCAGTTCAGTGGACTCTTACCAAAACTCCttcatataaatataaaatagatgCTGATGTTAAACCCAGCTTCTGGTGTGTATGGATAAATAATAATTATGTATGACATACATGTGTGTATTTATGTAACAATGAAAGAAGAGACGTGAATTGATCTGATGTGTATCCAACtgcatacattttaaatttaatatatttagaaAGTACTACAGTGACTGCTATTCCCCTGGCACTAATAAAGTAAACAGAACTTCCGACCATGTAGCAGTGCCTTGTAATTCATAAAAATTTTTGCCTACTGGAAACTAGATATTTGTTATgtatttacatttctgtttcacagGTTTGTGATGTACTAGTGTGTGACGGTATGCTTCTTGAATATTCTAATAGATAACTGGCACTGCACTCTGcttattttggtatttttagtGTGGGATAACCTAATGAGGTAAAATTGAATGGAAGTGCATTTGCAGTTAAAAAACAACATAGTCAGATACCAGCTAATACTTTAGAGACGGAGAACGTGTAGAAATTGGCAGTGCTTGCTTGTGTTTCTGAGATGTGTTTGctggaattaatatttttagagTCCTGTACAATTCTGCTTGCCTTAGGCTGAGTGGTGTGAAATGTAACTGAACTAATGACTCACTGTGGTGAGATCATTTTTAAGAATGTAGTGGGCTTCTTATTGTACAATACTATGGCATAAATTTGcccttttttcttcagcaatGCTGCctctttgcattttgttttagtCTATCTGTCAAGCACACACACCTTCATATCGTGCCTGAAATCCTCTTGCGTCTGTAGGATATGTAGTGTGTCTTCACAATTTActctttgttttgtcttgtgTTTAATCTGTCATGTGGTACAGATCATGTATGGTTCTGTTTTATAGTGGCTTCTGTGTGTACGTAGGATGGCTCATATTCTTACTTGTATTCCTTCCTGCTGTATGcagaattttcttctgcagcCCTCGAAGTGTACTGCAACATAGTATAagtccctttttaaaaaaattgatgaAGATAAAGAATGGTAAATGTAAAAATGAACCTGCTTATGTTTGTAAAGGCAGTCAATGACTATGATCGACATAACCTTTACAACTGGGCTTAATCTCTTTGAGTGATTCCTAGGCTGCTCTTTCTCTGCTATGAAGTGCTGCTTCATTGCATCTGACTTTCTAATGAATGAGCTTTTAACACTAAATGTGTAATTCTTGaggctttatttaattttaaaaagtaaagttaTGTTGTCAAAAAACCTTTCAAGTCTGAAAGCTTTtcttaaatgcttttttcagaTAAGGACTGTTCATTAtgatttctcctttccttctttgtaAATGAATGAGTAGTATCTTTCATTTAAGAATGCTTTATTGGAAGATTAGTAATCACTGACATCATCTTATGATATTAACACTATACATGccaccttctcttccttctaGTGTTCAAAATATAGAGGATAGCTTGAAAGGAAATTGAAGAAGGggcacaaaaaagaaaaaataatagtttCTGTTTAAGTATTTTGGgtacatttcttttcagaagttattcccaaaagattttttaaagtgGTACATGTGGAGGTtgtgggattttaaaaaaaagcttattgCATTTACTtcctctctgcagcctctcaaaTAAGAGGTAGGATTTCAACCCTTGTAGGAAATAAAGATAACTTGGATGAAAAAAATGCTCTGAATGGGTACAGTTGAATGCAGGTAGTGTTGGGCTAGTTTTCGCAAACAAAGCCAGTGAAAATATGTTTGAATATATGTTACACAGTAATTTCACATAATCAGTTATTAACAATCAGATAATAAAGTTTCTAGGTAGAATTTGGATGATTATAAGTGGCTATTGTTTGTGGAATATGGAGCTGTAGTATTATATTTTGAGTCTTCTGTTCTGGTAAGCTAAGGCATGAGCCCAAGTTAACTCAGGTACtttacaagtatttttttaaagcacaaaaccaGTTTTGGCAAAACACATATGATTAATAATTTAGCGATGTAGTAGAAAAGAGCTTTTTGTTCCCTTAAAACTGCACCTGTTTTTTTATATGCAACTTCCGAAAAGTGCTTTAGAAATCCTAATTTTTCATGTAATACTTTAGTCAAACTAGCTCTCATATTCAAGGATATGCTCTGCTTTTTTATATGAGATAATAGTTATTGAGAATTAGCATTTTAAATATACTGGTAGCTGGTGACACACTGATCAGTTTATGTAACAAGAAGAGTGAAATCATGCTCATTGATTTTgcagctttttgtttggttcccCCCTCCCCGCCACTGTTTCATTGAAATTACGAAATTTTTAATCATGGCATGGTGCAAACAACTTGACAAACTTATGTTTGGATGAATATCTTAATTCTTGCTTACAGTGCTATGGATTATGATAACTTCATAAGGCTTCTTCATTCTTCAGTGCAGGTTTAAGATGAAATTGAAGAAGATGATGTAGAACAAAGGTATGCCGTGGCTGCCCAGGAAATACAGGAATAGGGTAGCTAGCAGTATTGGTGATTGGTTTGTGACAAGGCCAGAACTGAACACACTGGAAAATAATAAAGTTATCAAGGGCAAGAAAAATTATCTACTGCTTTAGCTGTGGCAGTTAACAATCATATCAATGTAGATAGATGGTatgaatgaaaaatttctgtATAAAAGGTCCCTGTGTCCCACTAGAGGTCTAGCTAAGCCCCTTCATTGTGAAAAATCTAAGCCTTTGCACAGGATTGACTCTGTTGGTTGTCTTTTAGTAACagccaaataattttcttgtctgtgattttttccttcatttagcCTTTTACGCCTACCCTGTCCATTGTAATTATTCAAAGTTGTGTATTTTCTATGTAGAAGTTGTGGATCTGAGATCATATATGCAAAACCTTTTACTTTTCGTAAGAGTACTGTCAATTTTTGGACcagtctgaattttttttccccatctcaaAAGTAACTGATTCTGAACCATTCACTGAAGGACATCATGTAAATGGCTTTTTCTGTGCATGGTAGTCACATGCTGGAGAAGATTGAAATAAGTGGGATATCTAAATACGAGGTCAAAATGCTTCCAGGTTGTAGCTGCATAACATTCAGAATTCCTCTGATCAATACTGTTTatgaattaaatttaaaaataccagaTCATGCAAAATGATGAATTTGTGCTATAGAAAAGCATTCCCAAGTGCaatttttgcttaaaaattcttttatatTTACAGAGAAACTGAGccatacaaatatttttaaaagttttcacttctttaaggctatttattttctaaaaaaagagGACTTGAATATTTTTGACAAATATACACATGGTGTTACGCTAACAAACAGCCATGCAACATGTATCTTACATAATGAAGAAATCGAATATATAAGACCTACTCTATTTAACATATATATTGAAAATATACAGTCTCGCCAATAgttaaaaaagtttttcttaTTTGGCAGTATTTTTTTACAATTTGTTCAAATATTCCGTTTGATGTGTTTTGGTGAATACTGAAATCTAGTCAGTGACAACCTGAGGTACTAAACATTTCTGCCTTACTTCGTTGTCTTCAAAGGTaatctttttgttccttttaggCTCTATCCATGAGTTGTGTATTACAGCATTATTTGGCATGGGATCTGCTTCCACTATTGAAACAACTCGCTTTTTCATCTTACTTTTCAGAACTTTCTGAAACTTTTGCCTTGTGAATGCGTAAAGTAGAGGGTGAAATATAGTTGTTCCATATGCCATTACTAGAAAACATAATCTCAACTTTACCAAAAGGTCACTTGGGCCCAAACATAAGATAGTGGTGTTTAAAACAGAGATGGGTGTCCAGCAGAGAAGGAATGTTGAGATAATCAGAAGGGACATTCTGAAGACTCTCTTTTGCCTTTCTCGTCGCTCCCGGTGCCGTTTTACAGCTCGGCGTAGAGCAATTATAACAGACACAGAAGTCCTTACACCAAAGACGACATTTttgcctgcactgctgtgggACACATCCGTAGTCTCATGCTGAGTGGtcaaagaaatagtttttttctttctgtttttcttcttttgtcccGTTGTAAATCTTGTACCAATCCGAATATTTAGGGCCTGGAGTATTTTGGTGTATGTAATTAGCATTACTATAACAGTGAAGAAGAATATTGGAATCTGAACGAGAATGTGGTAGTACATTCCTAGTTCGGTGTGGTACTCGTTTGTACTCACACACAGAAGTGTCTTATTTTCCCAAGTACTTGCACTTTGAAGACTGAAAAAGTTGACTTCAATGAAAGgaatcaggaaggaaaaaagtgagaTGATCCATATTGATGTCATTAATATCACAGCCCTTCCCATGGTCAGGATTCGATTAGCAGGTTTTACGGAGATGTCGTATCGGTCCAGGGTGATAGCGAAGACGTTGATTGCAGTTGAAACACTTGCAAAAGAGACACAAGCCTCATGGAAGCAGCAGATGAGAGCAGTGTTACTCTCCAGTGAAAGCAGAAGGATAACTATAGTTAGAGGAATACATCCCACACAAATTATTACATCAAGTACATGAAGGTTCATTGTAATTATGTTACTGACAGAATTGATTAAGTTGGATTTCATACAGTAAAGTACCAGCACGGTGAGGTTGCTGCCAAGTCCCAAAACAATTTCTAACATCAAAAATCCAGTGAGAGAAACTTGAAAGCTTAATGGATATGACAGTGGTTGGTACATGTTGGTATCAATGTCATCAATGGCATCTCGGACTGTGATGTTAGATTCAGACTGCATGTTGACTTCCAGAACGGGGGAGAAACACATTCTTTTGTTGCAGCTGGTTTTTCTCCTGAAAGGTGAAATAAAATATGGAactatttgatttctttttttagcacTTATTGTAGATAaatgctggggaaggaggagggaggaaaagcaaCATTGTTACCAAACTCTTCATTTACAGTATGTTTTGAGCTTTAATTGGCATGGGCTCAAAAGCCTGAAGATCTAGAATAAggtctttcctttttaaaagaaagcaggatttgcttgaaaaaagaaaaaatagtgaaaagCTTCCACTTAGGGAGGCAAGCCTTTGTTTATAGTGATGTGGTTTTTCACAAAGGGCTCATTTGTTGAATAAACCATACTTTGTGCATAGCCTTTGTATTTCTCTGAGGGTCATTTTAGAAGAATGTTGTTAAGTATTAACAAATTAGTGATCAAGatcattttaaaaagctcttgtggaaaaagaaaggaacatGGAGCACTGTTGCTTATGTATCATAAAAAGagtgtttaaattatttatgcCAATTTATCCACCTCTTTCTTATGAGGTTTACAGTAATGTTGTGGACTGAAATGTGATGTTCTGTAATTCAGCAGATTTTTACAGAGTTTAAACCTTCTGCTCATTTTTATCATTTATGCATCTATGTGTATGATGCTTGCTACTACAACAATTTTATATAAGTGTGTataatttcaaatgcaaaactTACGTGGGTTTGGGAAATTAAGTTTCTTATAAAATactacatttcctttttctgatttGAGTATTCAATTTCTTCAAGAAATCAGTGCCTACATAGAATGGAAGAGTAATTTTATTCCAGAATAGATTTAAGggaataattttagaaaataatatttagaaagaaaattgtgtcttttgggttttggggtttttttttggagttttggttttttttccaaactgcagTTAAACCCAACAGATTTACATACATAGCATGTTTCTCTTAGGAATAAGTAAGGATCaaaaaggtatttattttgtctagcagattttttattttgtgtctcATCTACTTAGTTTTACACATGCCAGTAAGTTTTAAATATATCATCTGCATGTAATATGTGGTGTTCGTGTTATTTATATTGTCAGCCAGCTCTTGAGTTTGTAATTGAttgaataaataaaagagaGGTTATTCAATTTCTTGTTATGATACTggagagttttttttttttaggtagcTTTAAATTTAAGAGGGGACATATTTGGCTTGAAAATAAGTTTGAATGTCGACCTTTGTTCTATTCTGAATACATTAAAGTAGATAGCACTAAGGTGAACAGAATTGagctcttttaaaatgaaagtatgAATTAAGCACACTTGGGATACAGTATGCAAATGGATTTCATCTGCAGTTCTGAAAAGCCTCAATTGAACAATACTATTAATTGCAAATTGTATGATGAAAATTCTTGGTATTCTTCAACAGTTATTTCACATGTGcctcttaaataaaaaatatgtaaattagAACGTATTACTCTCAGGTGTgaaatgaaacaagaaatatttcaaaagctttgtttcatttctaaTTTAGGCAACCTCTATCCATCTTACATTAACCCTCAGGAGTATGATCTCCTCTTGtatgctgtcctggctgtgaaTGGATTTCAAGAAACCATTCCAAATGCATTTCTGGATAAATGAAGTTCTTTTCTATTAGCAAAAGCCAGGAAGAAATCAAAAGCAGATCTGCTAAAACAAATTACAGTCTCACCCTAACATTATAGCAACTGAGAttttgtgaaaacagaaaacctcAGATGTGTTAGGTCATCATGAATAGATAGAACATCACCTCCTTGTTGCATTGCCTCGGTTTCGGGTGCGGGGAGCAGAGCCATGAGGGCAGCAGCTCGTTCACCCAGCGCCGCgcgggcagagctggggcacctacctgttctctgtgcctcAGGGGCCTGGCACAGCGTGGCAGCAGCTTGGCAGAAACTGATACATGGTGTCACTGAGAGATTTTTGACACGCACTGTAACCTGGAAATCAAGTGGTAGCTGAGCTCTTATTTCAtttcttgcaggtttttttgttttccttttttttgttcctgcagttcagcagcaaaaaaatctgattaaacACGGGGACTTCTTAATTGCCTCAGATACTTCTACAGACCAGGGCATATTCTGTGTGTCTGTTCTGAGTTTCAAGCCAGCAATAACAAATAAACCTTCTTTTAAGTGATGTTAATTTCCTTCCCCTGTTGCATTTTGTAGAagcctgtttttattttccaggtttaaagaaaaataatttctgatctCTGTTTTCAGAGTGTGTGGACATCCTTTAGTTTATGGTTGCGTATTTCTTTCTGTAATATTCCTGCTCCTTACATTTGAGTGATGGCTTAGTGAAAGAAGTTGCTATACATCATAAAATCCAGTTCATGTGCTTTGAGAGTAACCATGGGTTACctaatttggtttattttgatttaagGAGAATACATAACATCATaaaattgagagaaaaatatccatTAGTCATTATGACAAGTAAGTTATTTAATGAGTAGTATAGAAAAAGCTTGGTTAAACCTTTATTCAGCTTGCTGGTGAAGTATGCATATTCTCCTTTTGGGATTTCATGTTTCATTGTCTCTTCATGCATCAGGAGTTTCCACAATTCtggttttaaattataaatCCCTCTTTAAGAAATGCTCACCATTTTAAGAATCAATCATTGCACtcttcttttaatgaaaatctgAGCAGATATGTTAGTCTTCCATGTATATTGTTGAAGTGTCATGCACGTAAATGGTAATGCAAGTGTGttccatgttttgtttttaattcctttatGTCTTAAGAATACATTTTAGAGATGCATCCTGCTGCTCGTAGGTCATACAGCTACAAAGATACTCGGTCAACTGCATTCTTCATATTGTCAGTTGTAAAACTGAATTAGTTGCTGCATGCCCTTgtgaaggggaggaaaaaaaaggttaaaagtAGGGCttataatttcaaaaataaaataatgcaagaatatattttctaaTATCACTTATTTCATGGAATAAAGGATCTCTAAAACTGGACCTTATAGATTACGTAGAAAATCAGTTAGCCTGCTCTCTATTTGCCAGTAGAATCATATTCTTCTGTCAGCTTACATGAATTTAGGTTTTTTGGACAAGTTTCCTGTTCCCCAGATAGTGCAGGTTACAAAAAATCCTGGCTAGAAGCAACAACTGTTGGGTGTAGAGTGTGGCTAAAGCTAGAAAATGTAGTTTATAGCTCTGGTGAGCAGGTAGTTTATACCTACAACTCTCGTGTCTTTTAATGAGAAACTGAACAGAGTTAATGAGCCTTTTATAAAATATGCTTTTGTTTAATTTGCACACTGTTGTAATTTCCGttcttgaaataaatgtttagCAAATCCATGCTTTTAACAAATGTACAGGATAACGAAAGaagtaagttttaaaaaaacaacaaaaaagggggatttCTTGAGCAATCAGAGATTAGTCATATTAGCCAACCTTCATAAAGCAATAAGTATACACTAATTACAGACTGTCTGATCCTTCGAAGAGTAACTGAATAAATCTGAAACGTATTTAACTGCCAATATTTGGAAATACTGCTAAGGGAGGAAAAGCATATTCCCAGCTGCTTTATGTGGTTGTTTTCCTCAGTACTGTATGAGCTCAAACTGTACTGTCTTCATGTTGTATGAACAAAACAGGTTCTTAATATTCTATAAGACTTCCATACTGAATAACATTTTTCtatcattatatttttaatggggaaggggaaatagcatttaaatatttcctgGTCTTAAATATAACAATATATTACTGCTTAATATAAGTTGAATCTGatctcttgcctttttttctccaatttttACTTTGGTTTAATGTTGCTTATTCTGCATATCATAATAAGGAACAGGTCTTACCTCCACTAAAGATTTGGTAAATTCTCGATGCAGGTGAAGCAGTTCCAGGTTGGAGGGATTCATTTTGTTCACTTGTTAGCAGAGTAGAAGGGAAAGAGGGTAATAAGCATATCTTCAAAAAATGACCTTACTGAAAATTTGTGCCTGTACTGTGCCATTGTTTCAGCATACTGCTAATGTATACAATTGCTTTAGTTCTGGTTTACAGGCTGCTGCAGTCTCCCACTCTTCCTACGGTAGAATCAATAAGCATCTGAAAATACATAATGAACGTAATTTAACATACTGAAGGCTTCTTGTCTCCTGAGACACCACTGAGATTCAGGctttctaaaaaagaaaagcagtgctTCTGAGAGGAAAGCTTGCGATGGGCAGCTTTTGCAGAATGACAGCCTACCTTGTCGCTTCTCCTCACTGCAGAGAGATGCAGTGCATTCACTAATTTTGATTGGTCAGTGATGTTGGGCTTAAATTGTGCTTCATATATGGGATTGatgccctccctccccccgATTTATATAAGGATTCTTTTATAAAAGGACTAAATTTACAAATGATTTATGAATTCTGGAATATATTAAGGGTatgcctgttttatttttaccttttcacTCTTTACTTTGTGTACACTGGAAACCACATggcactgagaaaaaaaaagggattaaaGGTTTATTACTTAAAAAGCTTCCAACAATCTATATTTGAATTTGCCTACTTTCCATTTCTGAACCTTTtaggtgtttggggtttttgtttgattttttgttggtttgtttgtttcgGTTGGCTGGTTTTTCTTGTCCTAAGAACATTCTGAAATAATACTGCTCTTTAAGCCATGCTGAATTTCACCGTACATGTTTACATGCAAGTGGTCATCTAGGTCTTGCAGCAATAAGTTGTATTCAGGACAACTTGGTATTGACATGAATATTAGGGAAATTTATGCTAGGATGCACAGAGATTATTCAGACCTTGATAATTATTCAGATGTGATAATTCGGTTGATTCatgatcagaaaaaaattatttttaggatCCATCACTATGTACAATGTATGTATAGTTGTGGAGGTTATTAATTTTGTTGAAATATAAACGTCTATGTTCCACATGAATTTTGCTAGAGACTTCACAGGTTTTTGTAAGGATGTCTTTCTTGCATGATGTTCTTGACCTTCACTTTGCAAGCGATGtcttaattttcactttttattttgtaacttATTTCTGAATCTGTTCTGTCAGTATGAGCAATGCTCACAACCACATAATGAGAAGTGTAGGACAGTATCTGTTTTAATTGGTACTGGTGCTGGAGATAAATTCAGTATAAACcccaaaatactattttaaaaattggctTGCTGAAACAAATAGTTTAAGAATATATGAGTATAAAATTTCCTGTAGGTAGTTTTTAATCTCAAATGAAcgtggggatttttttcaccgtgatttaaaagatttttaaggtttttttgtaAAGTGTGATAAAGTACTAAATGTTAAAGTAGAGTTCTTATATAAGTAACTGTGTTAAGATGGTAGTTTGGGTCAAATTTTGATGGGGTCCTCTGTTTTTAGGTTgttaatgcaaataaaaaatgcagttgtGTAACTCAGatgtctttatttcttctctttactTCTTCTTTCAGCTAGACATCCAATATATTATTTATCTTTAGGTAACAgcatgctttatttattttttaaaatggcttTGTATCCATCTAGCATGCTTCCTGTTCTATACTCTTTTCCATTCAGAAACTATGTAAATAAAGATTGCCAAAACTTTGAACAGAGATCAGCAGGTACCAGCTGGGTATGCTGAGTAGCAGCTGATTGAGCCCTTTGAGCTGTCTCTGTGTCGTCTGCCTCCCAGGAGCTTGAAACCAGTGATACCAGCATAGCTCCTAAGGGTGATGTGATAAAGAGGATTCCTGAAATGAAAGCATAAATACTAATATATTAAAGAGATTTACTTGCTTCACTTTCAGTATGACTAAGGATAAGTAAGGAAGCCTGTCTAAATTTAAACAGATGAATCTCCATCTCCCTTTCTAATTCTTCAGTGTGTCCCTGAACAAAGATGGAGGTATTGGATGATCTGTACTGTTAGAAAAAGATGTACACACGGAGGAAAATTGTAGCAGGATTTTGGATATACCATGAATATATGGTTCAAATGCAGGCGAAAGGGTCACAAAAGATTACCTATATGACAGGAGGTGATATTGGCAGAAGTTTTATCTGCAAAAAGTGTTTGAGAGGATGATAAGGAGCTGAGTTGTGAACATATATTAAGCTTAAGTTTCTGgagagaaaatcaggaaaagaagCAGTACCATATGGAGGCAATCAGGAGTAGGTGGATGGATAGACATGCTTATAAGCCACTGCTGTGCAGATGCTAGTTAAGATGGTGTGAACAGATGACATCATCCTCAAAGGGTAGATAGGGAAGAGTGGGCAAAAAGAGCCATGTGCAGGCACCCAgcataaacagaaaatgtgctGTTCTTATACCTGTTTCTATATCAGTACAGAATGAGAGAAAGAATTTGACTGGTATTTTGGCTTTTAGGGTAGTGAAAAATGGGATGAAAAGGTAATGAGAAGGTAGAAGTATCAGGAAACAGGAGTCCTAAACCAGGAGACTGATGGTGAAGGGTCTTAGATTTGAGAATGGCAACACAAGGGGAGAGGGAGATCCAGATGGTAACAGAGAATAGACTGTGAAGGGTTGAGGCTGCTGGGTCTGAtgtgagggaaaaagaaatgcgAAGAGGCAGGAGCTTGAAGCAGAGTGGAGCATAAGGGAGTAGAGGCATGTGCATGTAAAGAGACACTGGGTGCACAGGGATAGAGATAATTGCAACTGCCATAACATACACCCCTGTAGTACTTCTAAATTCAATTCAGGAGGCATAACTGTATGTGAgaatatgtttttctgttttgctgggagcaggaagTTGAGAAATTTGCAAGTTGTAGTGTATTTCTTGGTCCTCTTCAGTCTTTTTGTCTGCTGTCTTGCTTTCTACACAGAGGAAGTAATGTCCCAACATTGACTGTTGGTGCATTCCCAAATGGTGGTAGGTCATCTTTAGATCTGAAGGTCAAAGCTCTGCTGTTGTGTTGATAAGATCACCCTGAATGCAGTTTCCTGAACTGCAGTGTTTTAAATAAGCTTAGTTTGTTTAGAAAGACTTATTAGACTTGCAAGGTCTAGCAGGGCCAAATGAAGAACCCAATTCTATTGTTTCTCTATCAGAGTCCTTGATTTTGGAAGTTTAGCattcttttaatgtgttttagGGTTTAACTTTATGTAAACCTACTGCAGACTGTTTTAACATCCACGTGTCATGGATCTTCATGAAGATCTTTATTGGCACATTTGGGAGACTGTGTCTGCCCTTGTTCTCtgcattattctttttttcatcctgAATACTTCAGCAACACTTTCTTCCTTTGTACTGCACATCTTGTTTCCTAGTCTGAATCTTGCTGCTCATTTAGTGACTGTTTAGAATTTTACTGCTTTTGGGTCTAAAAATGTCATCTGTTTTCGTATTTGCTAGAGACTTGAGATGCTAACTCATACAAATTTTTTAGTGCCAGATAGTGTCTTTAGACCTCAAGTTGctttagaaaattaatattgGGTGATTTTGGACATCCTGCTCTGGTGTTATTGTTCAGCATTATTTACATGGCGCATCTGCACAATTCCAGCTAGATAGGTCCTCTGTACCTCTCATTTACTCACTCTGAGGAGTGTGATGCC from Corvus hawaiiensis isolate bCorHaw1 chromosome 4, bCorHaw1.pri.cur, whole genome shotgun sequence harbors:
- the GPR22 gene encoding G-protein coupled receptor 22, whose amino-acid sequence is MCFSPVLEVNMQSESNITVRDAIDDIDTNMYQPLSYPLSFQVSLTGFLMLEIVLGLGSNLTVLVLYCMKSNLINSVSNIITMNLHVLDVIICVGCIPLTIVILLLSLESNTALICCFHEACVSFASVSTAINVFAITLDRYDISVKPANRILTMGRAVILMTSIWIISLFSFLIPFIEVNFFSLQSASTWENKTLLCVSTNEYHTELGMYYHILVQIPIFFFTVIVMLITYTKILQALNIRIGTRFTTGQKKKNRKKKTISLTTQHETTDVSHSSAGKNVVFGVRTSVSVIIALRRAVKRHRERRERQKRVFRMSLLIISTFLLCWTPISVLNTTILCLGPSDLLVKLRLCFLVMAYGTTIFHPLLYAFTRQKFQKVLKSKMKKRVVSIVEADPMPNNAVIHNSWIEPKRNKKITFEDNEVRQKCLVPQVVTD